CCATGAAACTGGCGGTACCCGTGAGCACGAGCGCCCAGACGGCCGGGCCACGGAGCCTGGTGTCGGTGGCGGAGGCGGAGGCGGAGGCGGAGGCGGTGGTGGGGTCGGTGCCGTCTTTGGTGGCGGCACCTGCTTCGGTGCCGGTTTTCCTGTTCGGCTCTCTCTTCGGCCCTCTGCCGGTCTCGCTGCCTGGCGTGTTCACGGTTCCCCCTGCTGATTGCTGTTAGTTATTGCTGACTAACTTGTGCGACCAGAAAGACGCGCACACGGCCCCCACCCCCGAACCGACCGCGGACCGGGGTCGGTCCGGGGCTGCGCGCCGTGCGGTCGGACTACCACCCGGACTACTACGGGGTGGTGGAGGCGGTCTGCGTCTGGGGCCGGGGCTGGGGCTGGGGCTGGACCACCGAGTAACACCCCTCCCACACCCGGTGGCCGGGCGGAAAGCCCATGGCGGCCAAGGCGTTGATGAGCATCCCGTAGGCCATGAAGGTGGTGGTCTCACCGGTGTCGGCCCCCAGGGGCAGGTGCACGGTGTCCCACAGCTCCATCCAGCCGGCCCGCACCATCTCCCCGAACTCCGGCTCGCCGGCGGCCTCGGCGGCGGCCACGGTCACGTAGGTCTGCATCTGCATCTGGAGCTTGTCGGGCTGGTCGGTGATGAGCTGCATGTACGCCGCCCCCATGACCTTGACGGCCTTCTCCCCGTGGACCCCCTTCCCCGCCTCCTCCAGCGCGAGGCGGATGTCCTCCATGCAGCGCGCGCTGGCGGCGAGGAAGATCGCCTGCTTGTTGGGGAAGAGCCGGAACAGGTACGGCTGCGAGACACCCACCCGCTTGGCGATCGCCTCGGTGGAAGTCCCGTAATAACCCCCCCGCGCGAACTCGTGCATCGCCGCACGGATGACACTCTCCCGCCGCTCGGCGGCGCTCATCCTGACCATGCGAGAAAGTTAGTGGCTAATCACTAACTTGGTCAAGGGGGTGTGGGGAGCGGGGGTTGGGGACCCGGGCGGTGGGACGGGTCGGTCGGCGGTGTGGGGGCGGCGGTGCGCCCGCCGCCCCCCTCCGCCCCTTCCCGCGTCCCCTCAGCCCAGCGCCACCACGGCCCGGGCCATGCCCAGGACCTTCTGGCCGGCGCTCGTGGCCGTCAGGTCCACTCGGACGCGGTTGTCGTCCAGCTTGGCGGCGACCTTGGCCGTGACCTCGATCAGACCGCCCCGGTCGTCGTTCGGTACGACGACCGGGCGGGTGAAGCGCACGCCGTACTCGACCACCGCGCCCGGGTCGCCGACCCAGTCGGTGACCACGCGGATCGCCTCGGCCATGGTGAACATGCCGTGCGCGATCACGTCCGGCAGTCCCACCTCCTTGGCGAACTTCTCGTTCCAGTGGATCGGGTTGAAGTCGCCCGAGGCGCCGGCGTACCGGACCAGCGTGGCGCGCGTCACGGGGAAGGAGCCCGCCGGGAGCTCGGTGCCGACCTCGACGTCCGCGTACGTGATCTGCGCTGCCATGTCAGGCCTCCTCGGGGGCGCGGGAGACGAGCTTCGTCCAGGCCGTCACCACGTGCTCGCCGGACTCGTCGTGGACCTCGCCGCGGATGTCGATGATGTCGTTGCCGGCCATCGACTTCACGGCCTCGATGGTGGAGGTCACCGACAGGCGGTCACCGGCGCGCACCGGGCGGGCGTACGCGAACTTCTGGTCGCCGTGCACGACCCGGCTGTAGTCCAGGCCCAGCTGCGGGTCCGCGACGACCTGGCCGGCCGCGGCGAAAGTGATGGCGAACACGAAGGTCGGCGGCGCGATCACGTCGGGGTGGCCGGCGTTCTTGGCGGCTTCGGGGTCGGTGTAGACGGGATTGTCGTCACCCACTGCCACCGCGAATTCGCGGATCTTCTCCCGGCCGACCTCGTAAGGATCGGTGGGCGGGTAGCTCCGCCCTACGAAGGACTGGTCGAGAGCCATGACTCGCTACCTCCTGGTGAAGGGACTGGGACACGAAAGAACGGAAAGGAACAGGGTGGAACGACTGGTGGAACGATGCGGGAAACGACATGAGGCCGCCCCCCAGTGAAGGGGGACGACCTCATGACTGTGCCTGTTAAACGGGACTTCGCTGGTGTCAGCGGGTCTCGCGGTGCGCGGTGTGCGAGTTGCAGCGCGGGCAGTGCTTCTTCATCTCAAGACGGTCCGGGTTGTTACGCCGGTTCTTCTTGGTGATGTAGTTCCGCTCCTTGCACTCCACGCAGGCCAGCGTGATCTTCGGGCGGACGTCGGTGGCAGCCACGTGAGTGCTCCTTGACGGAAATTGGGACGGATGAACGCATACAAGAGTAGCCGACCGGGAGACCGACCCCGCAATCGGCTACTGTGTGTAGCGGCGACCGGACTTGAACCGGTGACACAGCGATTATGAGCCGCTTGCTCTACCGACTGAGCTACGCCGCTTTGATGTGATCGACTCCCCACCCGAGGGTGGGGAACCTCTCTCACCAGAGCCCCAATGCGGAATCGAACCGCAGACCTTCTCCTTACCATGGAGACGCTCTACCGACTGAGCTATTGGGGCGAGCGATGAAGACATTACACGGTTGCCCGCCGATCGCCCAAATCCTTTGCGGGGACAGGGCTCCGAGGGGGTCGGCCCCTCATTCCCGATCAAGGCGAAGAGGGCTTCGGACCCCGATTTCGCGCAGATTGTGTCCGGGCTCACATCCCCGCGCCCGCCCGGAGCCCCCGGTGAGCCCCCCGCGAGCCCGCTGCGAGCCGCCCGGGAGCGCTCGACGAGCACCCCTGGGAGCCCTCGGCGGGAGCCGGGCGCGTGCGGGCGGGTGCTCCGGCGCGCGGGCACCACACCGGTACGACTATTTCCCTCCTCCGCGAAGCGGCGTGCCCCGCGCCCTAGGCTCTGAGCACGCTGCGTGATCTTGGGCCGCGGGCCGGAGGCCACGGCTCAGGAACCGCCCGAGCCACCGCAGGAGCGCGATGTCCGACAGCCAGCCGCAGCAGCCGTTCCAGTCCCCGCGCGGTGGCCGCGGCGAGGGCGGCGGCCACGGACCCGCACACGGCCCCGCGGACGGCACCGGTCACCGCGGCGGCCCCACCCCCGGCCACCCGGTCGCCGCCGAGGGCGGCACGCTGCTGCTCACCGGCGCCCGGCTCACCGACGGCCGCACCGTCGACGTGCGGCTCGGCGGGGGGCGCATCCAGGCCGTCGGCACCGCCGGGAGCCTGCCGGCCGCGGCCCTGTCCCGAGTGGACCTGACCGGCTACCTGTTGCTGCCCGCCCCCGCCGAACCGCACGCCCACGGCGACACCGCCCTGACCGCCGACGGCGACGGGCCCGTCTCCTACGCCCCCGACGAGGTCCAGCGCCGCGCCACCGAGGCCGCCCTGCTCCAGCTCGGCCACGGCGCCACGGCCGTGCGTTCGCACGTACGGATCGGGGACGTGCACGGCCTCGGCCCGATGGCGGCCGTGCTCCAGGCCCGCCGCTCCCTGCGGGGCCTCGCCGACCTCACCGCCGTGGCCGTGCCCCGGCTGCTGACCGGGCTGGCGGGTGCGGACGGGCTCGCCATGCTGCGCGACGCGGTCAAGATGGGCGCCTCCGTGATCGGCGGCTGCCCCGACCTGGACCCCGACCCGGCCGGGTTCCTCGAAGCCGTCCTGGAGCTCGCCGCCGAACACGGCTGCCCCGTGGACCTCCACACCGACGGCGACGACCCGGCCCGCCTCGCCCGCCTCGCCGCCATGGCCGGCGGGCTGCGCCCCGGGGTGACCATCGGACCCTGCGGCGGGCTGTCC
Above is a window of Streptomyces subrutilus DNA encoding:
- a CDS encoding TetR/AcrR family transcriptional regulator is translated as MVRMSAAERRESVIRAAMHEFARGGYYGTSTEAIAKRVGVSQPYLFRLFPNKQAIFLAASARCMEDIRLALEEAGKGVHGEKAVKVMGAAYMQLITDQPDKLQMQMQTYVTVAAAEAAGEPEFGEMVRAGWMELWDTVHLPLGADTGETTTFMAYGMLINALAAMGFPPGHRVWEGCYSVVQPQPQPRPQTQTASTTP
- a CDS encoding MaoC family dehydratase; the encoded protein is MAAQITYADVEVGTELPAGSFPVTRATLVRYAGASGDFNPIHWNEKFAKEVGLPDVIAHGMFTMAEAIRVVTDWVGDPGAVVEYGVRFTRPVVVPNDDRGGLIEVTAKVAAKLDDNRVRVDLTATSAGQKVLGMARAVVALG
- a CDS encoding MaoC family dehydratase N-terminal domain-containing protein; its protein translation is MALDQSFVGRSYPPTDPYEVGREKIREFAVAVGDDNPVYTDPEAAKNAGHPDVIAPPTFVFAITFAAAGQVVADPQLGLDYSRVVHGDQKFAYARPVRAGDRLSVTSTIEAVKSMAGNDIIDIRGEVHDESGEHVVTAWTKLVSRAPEEA
- the rpmG gene encoding 50S ribosomal protein L33, which translates into the protein MAATDVRPKITLACVECKERNYITKKNRRNNPDRLEMKKHCPRCNSHTAHRETR
- a CDS encoding amidohydrolase family protein, whose translation is MSDSQPQQPFQSPRGGRGEGGGHGPAHGPADGTGHRGGPTPGHPVAAEGGTLLLTGARLTDGRTVDVRLGGGRIQAVGTAGSLPAAALSRVDLTGYLLLPAPAEPHAHGDTALTADGDGPVSYAPDEVQRRATEAALLQLGHGATAVRSHVRIGDVHGLGPMAAVLQARRSLRGLADLTAVAVPRLLTGLAGADGLAMLRDAVKMGASVIGGCPDLDPDPAGFLEAVLELAAEHGCPVDLHTDGDDPARLARLAAMAGGLRPGVTIGPCGGLSRLPLDVAGRAADQLAAAGVRVTCLPQGDCAALERRGLRTAPVRLLRASGVGVAAGSGALRDAGNPVGRGDPLEAAYLLASQGGLRAGEAYESVSSCAREAMGLPEVRVEAGFPAELLAVRGDRIAGVLSLAYSRIVIHRGRVVARTSAVREYCDSAVAVALDLPRQGRTEPGP